TCTGTATGAAGCGAACTAGCGCATGTTGAGTCGAAATGACGATGTTGATAGAAGAATACACAAAAGGAAtacaaaagatattttaaaaagatTAAATGACGCTCACCTGTAATTGTTAGGGAAAAAGTGGCGCAAAAAAGGAATGCAATGCTTGTCATCTTCACGGCCGTTGAGAGTAAGATAAGTATGAGACCCTTTTGGGTTAACTGATAAGACAGTGGTGTTTACTTCATGCTATTATATCCAAACTCACTGGATGTCAGTTCATATCGTATAGGTCAAATGACCCCCGTATCCAGAAAACGAAACAGTGACACATATAGATAGATGTAAAGATAAGATATACGGATCTCTTCAGCACACATACAAAAGTAGAGTAAGGTTTCAGTGTACTTATGTATACGTATCTACCTGCTGTAGTTTTTATTCCTGCTATGGAAAATAATAGCTTCTTATTAACAACCTTCATGTGTACACATTGCGTCGGGAGGTCCTCTTAAGCAGTAGTGAATACAAACACaattatataatcaaataaagACAATTTGTTGGAAAATACTTACATTAGTAATTTATCAGTCAGATGTAAATAAttccaaaaaataacaattttgacAATATAATCGTTACTCTAAATATTGTACGACTTTCAGATCGGACACACCTTAATGTTCGATAGCATAGATAAATCGAAATGTTATGAATCTATTGAGATGAACAAATAACGAATTGGCAGGCAACTCGCTGCACAactgtacaggtatataatatTGGCATCTttcatttgttgtttttgtgctTTGTAATATCCGACGTAATGATGGCTTCAAATATAGAAAATAGTACAAATAAAGATGGTCGGCTTTctgttgtttgtttattgtttgttgatttttaaaatatcatcataaatattgtacattCAACTGGTGAAGTTTATTCATCAGTTTTGAAACTTTCAAATAAGACAAATATTTTGTTCGCAGGTTCTGTAAAAGGTTTGATTTACATCTATAGTTGAAGTATGtctaccaaggatttataagtctcatatacgtccttgatgtCTACATACAAGAAGTTGACATTACAAAGCACGCCTATCTACATTCAACATAACATGCCTAGCATAATTATCGAAAGATAGATCTAATATCGACCGAATggtcaaatttgatattttaatattacgGATTGTCCTAACGATTGAGGTATTACCTTCTGAAagaaatatttctaatataaaaaaatcttttctatAGTTATAAGGATATAAAAAGCTGTTCATAAACAGTTTCGACATACATTTAAGTACATAGTGAGATAAATTTCCATTGAATATgaataatttctgtgttgttttcaacaaagacGAAGACAATTTgatgacaaatgaaaaatcGAGGTTCCGCCATTGCGGATTTAAATCAAAAGATTTaacggatattgggcctttaaggaAACGAACCATTTGTGCCGGTTTGTCTGGTACATCGCCTAATCAGATCCAAgtcagtgacgtcacaatcatcatgacgtaataatatttaattgttGAGTACGTCACCACGTTTTCCCTTAGCTACACAGAGTGTACGCCGATGCTGCTCTATCCAAGACGCCAGCCGCACTTTCtaacataaattatattacaAAGGAAATATGACGGATACTTCAACGCCCAAGTCCAAAGTTAAAGAACATCTACGCCAATCACTGGAAGACAAATGTTCGAAGATCGGGGGATAGGAAATATCCTTTGGTGTGAATGAATCAATGATAGGCCTAAGGATACTTACCCCAGTGGAAGATGTCTTGTCCCCAGTACCGGGGATGGTGACGGCCACATCGGAAGATACCGGGAACACTATCACATGAACACTCTCAAATCCGGAGGATTTTCCCAAAAGTTCTTCTGACCAAGACAATACAGGTATTTTCTATATACTATATGACTGGTTTTGCCTATTTTCTATGGTCGTAGATTTATATTGTGTATCCTGGcgattgatttatttttatagaaaaaagaTCTATTACATCTTAAATTGTCCGAGCCATTAATAGAATCAAGGaaagtctacacgtacatacaaATTATACGACTAGTCCTTACAAATTTAGATCGTAGATCTAAGTCAATATCAACTTATTTGGTTAAAGATTTCCAGTCAGATGTCATCAATTATTTAATGCATATAATTAACAAacatttctattattttattatggTTAACAAATACATTAATACACCATTGTACGAATGAACTCTTTGTGTTTTCAGATGTTCAGAAATACAGTAAAAGACATGTTATAGATCCGATATTGGATCGTACACCGACTTCAACAAGACATACTACTGCTGCTAACGTTGATCTGATGACAACACCAAACCGTCGCAACAGGAAAACTAAATATTCAAATGGACAGAGGCAAAACTCAATAGATACACAGGAAAATGACAGAGCTGTAAGGACAACTCAGCAGTCCTGTGGGATTGATGGCGAGCAATATAAACCCTTTAGGACAGAACACTAAGATGAGGAGAGAAACCGAGAGGGGAAGAGTTTCTGTATAGAAATTCGAGCGCAATAGACACATCGTTACTGAAATCGATCTACCAGCATTACAACTATTTCATAAGAAAGATGCCAAGCAGGACAAATCAAAGAGGAAGCTGAGTTCTGCCTCTAAATTGGATTATAGCATCTCGGTGAAGTGTACACTTTCTCCGCTTGATGACCGTAATCAAAGTGTTGGAAAAAGATTGCAAAATAAAAGCAACCGGaacaaaacaaatttcaaaaGAACACAACTCTACGCTAAGAGAAACCGGAACACAAGGAATCGCACTTCCGCCAATTAAATCTACTTCCGGTAGAGAGAATCTTGTCCAAGTGACAAGGTCTGTGCATAACCAACATACACAAGGAAGACAGAATTCAGGAACAAAACCGAGAAGGAACATCAGCACTGTTCCGAACACCCGTTTTGTCAGTGCAGACACCAAGACACTCCCAAGAATATACAACAGTCTTCAAGATTCATGTCTATGTAAGTTTGAAGACTCATTTACTTGTTGTGCTgtaattgaaaaagaaaattagCAAGAAATGTTTTACTTGCATTAGTAATGTATACTGAAATATGTGTCTATGTACATTTGGATCTATCCCAGTGTCCAAAGGAcatttaaagtttatatatagtgaGACCTAACCTATGTCAATAGATCACTTGAGCAAATATAGAGGATTGCTTTTTACCAAATCTtaatggggccgcggtggccgagtggttaagatgtcccgacatattaccacaagccctccacctctgggatgcgggttcgaatcccatgtggggcagttgccaggtactgaccgctggccggtggtttttctccgggtactccggctttcctccaccaacaaacctggcacgtccttacatgaccctggctgttaataggacgtaaaactaaacaaaccaaattacCAAATcttaaaatttctaaaattatCTATGGACAAAATAAATGGAATATATTATGTACCACAATGAATTTGCAGGTCATCGTGCACCTTAAgttcacaaaatattaattttaaaatctcAACACGAAAACATTCTTACATATTCTTCTCGATATGATAACTATTTAGTTTGAAACAAATAACGCATATAGCGTTACCTCTGTGAAATTACAGAactaaaaaatgttataaaaatgcGCAAAAGGGTAGTTGTCATAATTAggttgaaaaaaattaaaacaggtTTCAATAAGCCAACACAATACTTGACAATTGTACATCTGTGACCCTGGATATTGGAAAGGACactcaataattttatatatattgagtGTCCTCTCGATGTAAATGCCAAGAAGTTATCCTACCAATATCTCTATGTACGGAATAAGGTAACTTGCTTAATGACCGTTTCAATCACTCGGCAATATCGCCACTGATGTGATCAGACTCGCGTGACAAACGTCGAGTAGATCAAAAATACGACCGTCATGTTCTTCTAAAAATAACTTAGAAGTACCAAAAATAGTATTAATAGCGTTACTAGTAGATGCGAGGAAATATATTGCATTTGACCTAATATAAAAATTCTTACTTgcgtatttttgtgttttgtttatcaaacatacatattttgtgtTCAAAACATACCAAAGCTACGTTGTATGAGCCTAATTTAATACTGTGGTTATTAAGGCTTATGTCTTTTGTATGTTTAGACttcatgtaaaatgtattttgatgtttcTCGTTTATTATCAAATTCTACGAAATTAGTAAAGATATTGTGTTGTTCAAAGTCCTTAACATTTCGTAAAGTGGTTGAATTTTAAACTGCAACCTAAGTTTACAATACAAAGGTAAATAACCTGAGTCAGTACCTACTGGCGGTACAGGCGGCATGACGGTTACCTGTAATGAAGACATCAGGAGCAGACGGCCGGGTTGTACAAGTGATCTACACAGATATTCAGAGCTCAGAGTGTAATTTGGACAATATACAGGGGAAACATTGCAATGAACAAACCTTTGGTCGGTTTCTGTATTACGGAATTCAAAAGCATTCCATATATTCAAGAAGAAACATGGCATTATTTGAACTAAAAGACACGTGCGctatttctattttcatttacaagtgataattatttattagttaCGATGAGAATTgcagttttaaatacattaaatgTTACATGCTGCATAGACTTAGAATTGAATCCCTCATCTGCCTCACAAAAGCTCATGTTAATCATAAAATGtgattattttcaatgaaataggTATGGTGTTGATGAGATTTAATGTTATGTCACATGTCAAACTTTGTTTTCATATCTAATGCAGGTGTTCAGTATCAACTGACGTTTCCATGGCTCCAACGTTTCCGTGAACAGCATACATCCGGGCTACGTAGAGACAAAACTGGCAGATCTATAATGACAAGGACTTCCAAGGACATGGAGCTTGTCTCTGTCTTCAGGCGTATTTCAAAATTTATGGGTAAATAATTCTGATTGATGTAAGCAAACATGTTCATTCAACATACGCGATTGTTATTTTTGTATAGTGTATGATTTTAGGACAATTTTACTTAAAATCTTAATGCAATAGTGTTGAAGGGAGGGGATTTTAAATGGTCTTCTCAAAACGGTTCTCAGTCATAACGTTTAGAAGTCACtgaatatatcataaaaaaatctataccGCTTTTACAGTAAGAATTCACCAAACACAACTTGCTTGTAGATAAATGATTTTGTCGTTTGAGCGACTATTACCTGCTATAAGCTTAGCCATATATTTTTCTGTTGAGATTATTCGGTTATTTGAACGACAGTCAGAAGTTAGTTACATTTATTCCGTACCATTCTATATTTTCTGCAATTAATGAATACACGTATTCAAAAGCATTATGCTAAAAGATGCTTTTCGACGAAAAAAGGACGAAGaaaaacaatgaacacataGGTATTTCGGTTTCGCTAATACATTTGCGATGGAGTTTTTGGCACAAACTTCCAATACTTTAGCCAGACTACCTGTAAACTTCAACAGTTCTACCTactatatttttgaaattggtACAATTTATAGACACAGTTTTATGCACAAAGAGACGTTTCTGTTACTGCGTATTTGAAATGTCTGGAAAATTCTCATCTGTAGATGTAACAAAAACAGGTTAATAGGATAAGTATAAGTATCGGATAAAGTAAAATGTCACGTCGCTACCATCCAATGTCAAATTAGCCAGACACGCACTGTCATGGTAACTGTGGCTGCCTAGGTTAGATAGAAGATAATAAGATCACCTTTTTTATCATGTTGGATCGCATGACAACACATTAGGCAAAGGAATTTAATGAACAATCATTAATTCCAGAAAACAATTATGCATCCTTCTACGTTTGAATGATACAATGAAGCAAGAATCTCTATAGAACACCTAGAGGATTTCTTCCTGGAGATACATGGTGGGAGCAGACATAATGCactcaagtttttttttttttttttttttttttttttttttttttttttaacattattgtatTTTGCATTAATTACAATTGAATACTTGTACAGTGCTAAATGAATGCTGTAATCATTTTCTACATAACATTACACATTTTTCATATGAATGTTAACAGTGTAAAATTCCTTTACCTTTATTATGATAAGTATTCTGTTCAAAGAATCGTGATTTATGTAATAAGCCCTTTTACTTTCTCACCCACCCGATCCAAAGGAACAAGGCGAGCTTAATTGATTTGGCTATTCCCacataaacgactttttctttGAAACTAACCATTAGTGGTATCACTAAATTAACCAGACCCTTTCTTTGTTTTGATATTAAGAAATCAGGTGATCATTGAATAAAAAGGCGAGGTCACACGTTGTCGTAGCACGTGAAACGTAGTTTAATGTAgacattttaccgattttaAGAAACAAAAGTATGCCAATTACCATAGCTATATTTAACGCATACGACAATATAATTTCGTCAATGCGATAATTCGACAAATAATTGGTTAATAATTGATAACATATAATTTCCCTGGAGGAATATTCATCGAACACAGATGACAACTTTGTCGGGCATGAAAATAATATTCTATTTTCGGTATCACTGAAATTGGTTTTAGTGTTTGTATGTTCCATTATGCTACCTTGAATAGATTTATGATTATTAATGTGAGACAAAAAGAAAGAAGCCCAGAAGTGCCTCTGGAAGTTAATTACGAACCAAGGTATTTTATCGACATTTCAATACTCGCCGAGGTCTAAGTTCAATATGTATCAATCCGAGGAGTCACGAAGGTCTTAAGTGGCATGTTGTACACAGACACTGTCAGTAGGTTAGTTGGCTAGAGATGGGAGGACAGTTGTCGTTTCCCAGGGTTACCATCCCAACCAGTCGGGTACACATCATCACCGGCTCCAACACGGGTATGTGTTTTATCTTTGAACAATACATGCATatcaattttactttgaaattgaaccttttgatgtcacaattgagaaaaatcatatattttatacatgttctAAATTATTGAACAAATCTTAACATATTTACCATTAAGAGTGCTCTGCTGTACTTTTTTGATGTTTGGAATGGGTGGCGAAGCGGAcaacaaaacaaacactgacTTATTCTGTGATCAATATTccttgtttattatattttaatacacTCTCATGTattgatttcttttgaaatttgaTACGTTGAATTGTAAACATGGAGATATTTTGGCTTTTGAATATTAAGTCGGGGCTcactaatattatttttgtcctttGTATTAAATGTTAACCATATTATTATAACACCGACTTGATTTTAAGTTTGATGAACAGATACGTTTTAATGTCGAATTGACTTGTAGTTGCAACGTCTTCGCAGTGATTTATTTTAGGGAATACGAATCGTCAGGTAATTACGCAAAATTAAAAATCTTCAGTAGTCATACaaagatatgtttttaaaaaaaaggtcTAATGCATATTGTTTGAAAGTGCTAATAATTTGtgggtgtttgtaatatattataGTCCATTAAATCACAAGAAGGCTACCTGATATACAAGATAATATGAGTAATACTTCACAAACGaaagttttaaaatatcttCATGGATTATACATTATCGTGTTGCTTCAGCATTACAAAGCATAATCCTCCGGGCCGTTAAAGTCTATTATCTACTTTCGGTTTAATATTAATCTATATTGTAGCCAACCAACGTCGTCATGTTGCTTTGTAACAAATCAAAATCCGAAACTTCGGCCATTTGTAATGAGACCACCAGAACAATATTGGCACACGAAAGCAGTCGTTATAGTAACCATTTTTTTGAGAactattaatatattttctaacGAAAATAACATTGGCAATGAAATCATCATGTCAACTATAGTTTGCTTGGAGTacaaaagtcaaaattttctaattttttatCTTGTTTCCCTCTCTTTCTTTTGTCAGTATTGACCATTTTATAGgatgatatattttgtgtaatgtTTCAGGTATCGGGTATGAGACGGCCAAATGGATAGCCATGTTAGGGGGTACCGTCATCATGGCGTGTAGatcaaaaacaaaagcagaCGAGGTACGTCAATAAAGTGTTTATAAACCAGACGAAGAATACGATTTAAATATTACAGGTTTTATGTAATGTAGAAGAGTTTGATTTATATTGTGATAGGGTCGCCTTGGGATTTCGCTTTAGCTTGCTCATAGAGTGATGGACTAACCCCGCTGACACCGGGTCCGACCCCAGTAGAATGCACAATCACCTCGCTCctgttaaatgatttttttaaattagcaCATTAATCCTAAAACGTCTATTATCCAGTGTCTTTGCCAATTCAGTATTTTTGTATAGGTCTTTAGTTTGATATGACGTGGAATAAATTCATTATGCCGCCATGATATTAATAGTAATATGTCATCATCAAACAGTGCCATGATGTCAGTGGTCAAGGACGACGGAGCAAAGTGTCTGTCAATTATTGATTTTACGTTTATACAATTTCATGTAAAAATAACTATTATCAAGAAATGTTGGTTAGAAACATTTAATGTGCCATTGCcttaattttctaaatttaacTATCTTTGAATCAGTTTTGGCATTTTGCCACTTGATATTTTACTTGATATGAGATTCGTATTTGAGTGCTGCCACCGATCAAAATTGTCAAGAAGAAATAATCAACTATTTAGTGTTGTTATATCTGAAATGTTTTTGTCTTTGACTTCTTTTACGAagacataaaataaataattggcTTAAAAGACTGTCAACCTGCATTATTTCAGTACAATATATTGTGTGTTATTATTCATCAACAAATTTAATTTCGATATCAGACCATGTTATGTCACACACAAGGAAAAATCCTAGCCTGAAGGCTATGATCCAAGGGTATTATATTGGGTTTCACGGAAAGACCTAGACTTATAGTCAGTAATCGGTGAATTGCGTGCACAATATCAAACCAGAGGATATAATGGTGTATCATCGGCATGGCAACTTGGTGCATGTGTGAGCATATAATAGCATAAACAAACACAGTATGCATGTTCATCAATATTGTTTTGCACGTTtacccacagggacctggcacgaatttcaAACCAACAgtagttatatatttatttgtagtatcaagggtatgaactcttCGGTAGAGAAAAACGACCTATTTTTTTAATCCATGCTTTTTTTAATAAACGGGCTCTATATATCAGTGACGCATATCTttccttaaagagaaataatttatctttccaatgagtgcttgatgaacaaaactGGCAGAGTATTGACTAAGATATGGCCTGACGAACCGAGAAATACAAACTGTATACCCAAACTGGGCTAGGTAGACATTTACCTGTCTGCTCTAAATGTCGTCTCGCCTAAAATAGGTGTTCACCAACAATCTCCTTTTGAGGTGTTATGTCCCGTACTTTATATAAACTTCATTTACatatcgtgtagctcacttaggTAGCAGATcagagaagaacagcctggcccCGGTCTATATTTTATTAAGTGGGGAGTTcctgttttgagccatgcataaaaaataaaaatcaaatgtattctgaaattggtacatccaatatggaggatttgatttaagtttcatttttttcaaaaataaacataacaaaaatgggctagagattacaattctgggccCTTCGGAAGCgcgtcttgaccggaaatgctagctttacttgaaggatatccatggcgcgggtttaggcaaaaatattgaaaaatctatttgctgatgatacttccTTATATGGCATATGTGATAATAATCCCCAAGAATTAGCCCAAAATCTGTCAGATGATctcaataatatcaaaacatggGTCACTAAATGGGACATCAAATTTAATCTTGCTAAAACAGAGTCTGTTATATTTTCCAGGAAAACTGTTAAAAATCATCCTgttatacacttttataatatcctattactgaaaacaaaacacatacacACCTTGGTCTTTCACTTAGGGATGATGCTAAATGGAATCTACATATTTCAAGCGTATATGATAAATCTTTTAAAAgactaaatattttaagattgCTTAAGAACAAAATTGATAGGAAATCCCTAaacactatatatgtatatcttatattaGACCAGTAATTGAATATGCAGATATTGTTTGGGATAATTGTACACGAGCTCAAAAAGACATATTAGAATCAATACAACTAGAGGCTGCAAGATTAATAACAGAAGATATAAACATAAAGTCATTTTAATGTACCgaataatgaataatgaaaCACCAGATTATCTAAGAGATATTATTGAACCTTTTATACATGATGAGACACTTTATGGGTATTCCCTTCGCACAAACAGATTATTTGATCCTCCCTTATGTCGCACAGTAAgttattttgaaagtttttttccaacaatgttaaagatgctccaccgccgacagactataaatgatactcatcatttggccaacaattggtgtttaatcgtgtatatatatgtctgattaacacaaacaataatataaaataatttattttgcttttggtgcatgcgcagtcagaactttattctatatagaacatagtggcatggaattttttcgggatgcaattaattatttctaatatttttatcttaaagtaaaattagaagctcaaacttttcaatggtggtaatggtgtaaagtaagtaacttttgtaactgaagaaaaataccaaatcgtctgctgctgtttttgatagtgaaaaaataacatttgtcagcggtggagcatctttaaatgaaatgaataagaTAGCTGATGAAATCCGTAATATTGGATCATCCACACAACTAAAGaaaattctaaataaaaataaacaaacttcaactgaCATAACTGATGTGTTTTTAAATACTGCGGTAATcggaatgtaaatattatactaTGCCAATTAAGAAATAGTGCAAGTAATTTAAATTGTGACCGATTCATGGATCACCTTATAGAATCCCCAATGTGTGAATGTAATCAATCCTTTGAAACTGCATATCACTATTTCCTTGAATGTAATCTTTATCAAAACCACCGTTTGACGCTGGAACAATATCTgaatcatcattatcataaccatGTGTATAAATGTCCTTGTAAAGGGGTGTACAGACTGTAATgatactgaaaatagaaatatattaacTCACGTGTCTAATTATATAGCTCAAACAAAGAGATTTTAAGTTGatttatttgtgtaaataatatatttgtacTATGGGCGGCCTTATCCAAACTCAATTTTTGAATTGTCTCTCTGTTAATATGTTCATATGATTATcattcttcttcttttcttgtgttattttaaaatcatcaaatatttaagtAAGGTAACTCCTAAGAAACTAATTATGGGTAAACACTAGTAATTACAAATATAGTTCCATATAACTCcacaaatcaaatatatgtgtatTCTATGAGATTGGTTCTTAATGCCCATCAGTGGATGGCTAATTGTGTTAAACACATGTGGACTTTATAGCCTGTATCTGTTGTGGCGAATAGgaccaatatcacaaaatatacatacaaccAAGAATAGTTAGAATTATGTGATAATATTtggttattatataaaaaaatgaaaattaactgtTGATTTATAGagttacaataaatatgatCAAAATTATGTCATTCCTCATCTAGGAGTTACCTCCCGTTATTTTCATAAACCTCACCAtgttgatatgttttatataattatttgtttgtaccaCAATTATctggagaagactaagataggctacgcctgatgtctaatccaaTTGACTCTAACATCTAtcgttttgtcaataaaatatctGGAATTTGAACAATCCACACaatcgacctatgaaataaattagcttattttgccattgaGATAGAAGTGGTCAATTTAAGGcaggtcttaagaaaaaaattgagtaccattttctgcaattttgggctaaaaatcatgatattttgcaatttttcaggtattttgttgttgttaccatggtattcacatgcatgaataagcgcagaatatggccaaatctctatcaaaatatcaaattgtaattgcaaaagttgtgctgattaattatatatatacttttgtacaggtactttttacagttaaatgactatatttatatttctaaggcatgcgccttattttcatagattgtccaaattTGCTGTTTTCTGCTACTTTACATTTACCGgaaccgccatgttcatttttttcttcggaacgcttctcaaTTTTACATATCGTGAATGCATAATGCAAATTACACAGTTAGCGCAGTTCGGTAAAATAGAGAAGGGTTCCGAAAAACATAAACATGGCGGAAAAAATTGAGATACTGAGAACATTTATTTTTGCAGGCGATCGCGCGTATGAAGCGGGAGTATGAACAGGAAAAGACAAAGGGTTCACTTGGAGGTCTTGAAAACACCATGCAGCTCAGTGTGTTCTTTATGAAGCTTGACTGCAGCTCTCTAAAATCAACAATGGAGTTTATTGACGAGTTCAAGAAAACTGGTCTCAAACTCCACGTATTGATATGTAATGCTGGTGTTGGAATGCATAAGCAAGGTAAGTATGTTACCACATTAATTAGATAGACATAGTTCCCATGTTATTTAGTGTACAGCATTCCAGTAAGATCACGCTATGATTAAATTGTATTCAGTATAAGCCTTTAACTTCTTTGTCGTTACAACATATAAAGACGTATGTCTGAAGCAACATAAAAACATCATGATCATTTTCACGTTTGTACGTATTCTTTTGAGCATCTACAATTGTCTTATTTTTACGTGTTATAcgttttaatgtatattttaactAAATACGATAATTATTAAGTTTGTTATCACCTTACAGCCTTCACCGAGGATgacaatgaaatacattttcaggtgagatttacaaaatatcacaaGCTGTTCAGTCAACCTTATTAAACGTTTACTAATGTTTGAGCCATTTCAATCACAGCAGAGTAcatatatgatttttatcgaATTGGTTGTTCAGTATTTACAAAATGAAGATGTAATCAATTGT
The nucleotide sequence above comes from Argopecten irradians isolate NY chromosome 1, Ai_NY, whole genome shotgun sequence. Encoded proteins:
- the LOC138332753 gene encoding retinol dehydrogenase 14-like isoform X1; the encoded protein is MTVIKVLEKDCKIKATGTKQISKEHNSTLRETGTQGIALPPIKSTSGRENLVQVTRSVHNQHTQGRQNSGTKPRRNISTVPNTRFVSADTKTLPRIYNSLQDSCLCVQYQLTFPWLQRFREQHTSGLRRDKTGRSIMTRTSKDMELVSVFRRISKFMGIGYETAKWIAMLGGTVIMACRSKTKADEAIARMKREYEQEKTKGSLGGLENTMQLSVFFMKLDCSSLKSTMEFIDEFKKTGLKLHVLICNAGVGMHKQAFTEDDNEIHFQVNYLSHFLIAAHLLPLMKRSGDDCRIVLVSSMLHSLAKFELSTIHGKQYSPRNFDRLQYYGRSKLYQIMQMYSMNRRLRSSNVTVTSLHPGVVRTELERNFKDFPTMRVGMFMAKLIGYSVTPFEGAQTTLNAAINPDLAGVRDVYFVKCRGECPAEAARNVAYQESLWQYTLDSLDCYLTDDVKSELNGNLKSNLHRGSVRWSP